CGCGACCGCCACATCGCCCGGTAAGCTGCTCCGGCTTGGAAACGGCATTTCGATGCTATCGACCACGATTGCCGGCATCGCCATGCTTACGATCGTGGCGATCAACGGTGCAAACGTGGCTGGACGTTACTTCTTTGCGAGTCCGATACCCTGGGCCGAAGAGTCCATGCTCTATCTGATGATTCTGGTGGTATTTGCCGCTGTCGCGAGCGTTACCTGGAGAGGCGCACACATCAGGATCGAACTGATCCTTGAAGCGATGCCGTTTCGATTCCGGCAAATTGCCGCTCTGGCGTCGGCCATACTCACCATCGGAATCTGCCTGGTCGTGGCGCTTAGCAGTTTCGACGTTGTTTCCCAGCTTTACGCGTTCGATCAGCGCAGCGATGCCATGGAGTTTCCCGTCTGGATTCCGCAATCCGCAGTGTTGATCGGATTATTGCTGGTCGCCGCCATGACCGCATTGCGTCTGGTCGTCTACGGACCGACCGTCTCCGACCACTCCTGATATCGAAAGAATATCGATGAACGCGCTGGTCTTCGGAGTGTTGCCCATCACATTGCTGGCGATCGGCACGCCGATCTTCGTGACGTTGCTCATCGCAACAGCGGCCGGCATTCTGATGATGGGTGGCATTCCCTTGCGTGCCGTTCATACAGCCTTGTTCGGCAGCCTCGATGCCTTCTCCCTGCTCGCCGTTCCCCTGTTCATTCTTGCGGGCGACATCATGGCCCGCGGCGGCATCGCCCGCCGCTTGATCGAACTGATC
This region of Bradyrhizobium sp. CCGUVB1N3 genomic DNA includes:
- a CDS encoding TRAP transporter small permease: MTAELAGGGATATSPGKLLRLGNGISMLSTTIAGIAMLTIVAINGANVAGRYFFASPIPWAEESMLYLMILVVFAAVASVTWRGAHIRIELILEAMPFRFRQIAALASAILTIGICLVVALSSFDVVSQLYAFDQRSDAMEFPVWIPQSAVLIGLLLVAAMTALRLVVYGPTVSDHS